The DNA region ATCGCCTGGAAGCAGGAGCTTTTGGACCAATCCGCCGAGACGCTGGAGGGCCTGCAGGACAGCGCCCGCAACGTCCCGGACCTGGCCGACCGCGCCTCCGAGGAAACTGACCGTTCGCTGGAACTGCGCACCCGCGACCGCCAGCGCAAGCTGGTCAGCAAGATCGACAGCGCGCTGCGCCGCATCGAGACCGGCGAATACGGCTATTGCGAGATGACCGGGGAACCGATCAGCCTCAAGCGCCTCGACGCCCGCCCGATCGC from Paracoccus aminovorans includes:
- the dksA gene encoding RNA polymerase-binding protein DksA, producing the protein MKAQTFLPEDYRPAEDEPFMNERQLEYFRRKLIAWKQELLDQSAETLEGLQDSARNVPDLADRASEETDRSLELRTRDRQRKLVSKIDSALRRIETGEYGYCEMTGEPISLKRLDARPIATMTLEAQERHERRERVHRDD